One Amaranthus tricolor cultivar Red isolate AtriRed21 chromosome 1, ASM2621246v1, whole genome shotgun sequence DNA window includes the following coding sequences:
- the LOC130813255 gene encoding metal transporter Nramp6-like isoform X1 — translation MATRGEQPQFIVSPGNEFVGNSNSSHVRLRLIDSIDNEQIIVSEKKSWRNFFSYMGPGFLVSIAYIDPGNFETDLLSGAQYKYELLWIILLASCAALIIQSMAANLGVVTGKHLAEHCKFEYSKVPNFILWILAEIAIVACDIPEVIGTAFALNMLFKIHVWAGVLLTGLSTLVLLALQQYGVRKLEFLISFLVLTIAACFLVELGYAKPQASEVMRGLFVPQLKGDGATGLAISLLGAMVMPHNLFLHSALVLSRKIPRSVGGIKEACRYYLIESGIALAVAFLINVSVIAVSGAVCSSSNLNMEDEKSCKDLDLNKASFLLKNVLGNWSSKLFAIALLASGQSSTITGTYAGQYVMQGFLDLRMEPWIRNMLTRCLAIIPSLVVALIGGSAGAGQLIIIASMILSFELPFALVPLLKFTSSKAKMGIHANSFLLSAVTWLIGSLIMVINIYFIAISFIKLLLHSKLKLVAAILCGILGFSGLLIYLASIAYLILRKNRESTQLLVLTRGEDQQLPREDLVNMQLPQRRTSVDVE, via the exons ATGGCGACAAGAGGAGAGCAGCCGCAATTCATAGTAAGTCCGGGGAATGAATTCGTTGGTAACAGTAACAGTAGTCATGTCAGGCTCAGGTTAATCGACTCCATTGACAACGAACAAATTATTGTCTCTGAG AAGAAAAGCTGGAGAAACTTCTTTTCATACATGGGTCCTGGGTTCCTTGTCTCCATTGCTTACATTGATCCAGGAAACT TTGAAACGGATCTTCTGTCTGGTGCACAATACAAGTATGAG TTACTTTGGATCATATTGTTAGCCTCATGTGCAGCCCTCATTATTCAGTCAATGGCTGCTAACCTTGGGGTTGTTACAG GGAAGCATTTGGCAGAACACTGCAAATTTGAGTACTCAAAAGTGCCGAACTTCATTTTATGGATTTTGGCTGAAATTGCGATTGTTGCTTGTGATATTCCTGAAG TGATTGGAACCGCATTTGCATTGAATATGCTATTCAAAATTCATGTGTGGGCTGGTGTTCTTCTAACTGGGCTTAGCACTCTGGTTCTTCTTGCATTACAGCAATATGGG GTGCGCAAACTTGAATTCTTGATTAGTTTTCTGGTTCTTACAATTGCTGCATGCTTTCTTGTTGAGCTTGGATATGCCAAACCCCAAGCTTCGGAAGTCATGCGTGGACTTTTTGTTCCTCAACTCAAAGGAGATGGTGCAACTGGGCTTGCCATTTCCTTACTTGGTGCTATGGTTATGCC CCACAATCTCTTCCTCCATTCAGCATTAGTACTTTCTAGAAAAATACCACGTTCTGTTGGTGGTATCAAG GAAGCTTGCAGATACTATCTGATAGAAAGTGGGATTGCTTTGGCCGTTGCTTTCCTCATCAATGTATCGGTTATAGCTGTCAGTGGTGCTGTTTGTAGTTCTTCAAACTTGAATATGGAAGATGAAAAGAGCTGCAAAGATCTGGACTTGAACAAAGCATCTTTTCTACTCAAG AACGTATTGGGTAACTGGAGTTCAAAACTTTTTGCAATAGCCTTGCTGGCTTCTGGTCAGAGCTCCACAATAACTGGAACATATGCTGGTCAATACGTCATGCAG GGTTTTCTTGATCTACGAATGGAGCCATGGATCAGGAACATGCTGACTAGATGCTTGGCTATCATCCCCAGTTTAGTTGTTGCCCTTATTGGTGGTTCTGCAGGAGCAGGGCAGTTGATCATTATTGCTTCA ATGATCTTGTCATTTGAACTTCCATTTGCTCTCGTTCCACTTCTCAAATTTACCAGTAGTAAGGCTAAGATGGGCATCCATGCCAACTCGTTTCTG CTTTCGGCAGTCACCTGGTTAATAGGCTCATTGATAATGGTCATCAACATCTACTTCATAGCTATTAGTTTTATCAAGCTTTTGTTGCACAGCAAGTTGAAACTTGTAGCTGCCATACTATGTGGAATCCTTGGATTTTCAGGATTATTGATATATTTAGCTTCGATTGCTTACCTTATCTTGCGTAAAAACCGGGAGAGTACCCAGCTTCTAGTACTAACAAGGGGTGAAGATCAACAGCTTCCCCGAGAAGATTTAGTTAACATGCAACTGCCTCAGAGAAGAACAAGCGTAGATGTTGAGTGA
- the LOC130813255 gene encoding metal transporter Nramp6-like isoform X2 — MATRGEQPQFIVSPGNEFVGNSNSSHVRLRLIDSIDNEQIIVSEKKSWRNFFSYMGPGFLVSIAYIDPGNFETDLLSGAQYKYEPSLFSQWLLTLGLLQGSIWQNTANLSTQKCRTSFYGFWLKLRLLLVIFLKFLFPVIGTAFALNMLFKIHVWAGVLLTGLSTLVLLALQQYGVRKLEFLISFLVLTIAACFLVELGYAKPQASEVMRGLFVPQLKGDGATGLAISLLGAMVMPHNLFLHSALVLSRKIPRSVGGIKEACRYYLIESGIALAVAFLINVSVIAVSGAVCSSSNLNMEDEKSCKDLDLNKASFLLKNVLGNWSSKLFAIALLASGQSSTITGTYAGQYVMQGFLDLRMEPWIRNMLTRCLAIIPSLVVALIGGSAGAGQLIIIASMILSFELPFALVPLLKFTSSKAKMGIHANSFLLSAVTWLIGSLIMVINIYFIAISFIKLLLHSKLKLVAAILCGILGFSGLLIYLASIAYLILRKNRESTQLLVLTRGEDQQLPREDLVNMQLPQRRTSVDVE; from the exons ATGGCGACAAGAGGAGAGCAGCCGCAATTCATAGTAAGTCCGGGGAATGAATTCGTTGGTAACAGTAACAGTAGTCATGTCAGGCTCAGGTTAATCGACTCCATTGACAACGAACAAATTATTGTCTCTGAG AAGAAAAGCTGGAGAAACTTCTTTTCATACATGGGTCCTGGGTTCCTTGTCTCCATTGCTTACATTGATCCAGGAAACT TTGAAACGGATCTTCTGTCTGGTGCACAATACAAGTATGAG CCCTCATTATTCAGTCAATGGCTGCTAACCTTGGGGTTGTTACAG GGAAGCATTTGGCAGAACACTGCAAATTTGAGTACTCAAAAGTGCCGAACTTCATTTTATGGATTTTGGCTGAAATTGCGATTGTTGCTTGTGATATTCCTGAAG TTTCTGTTTCCAGTGATTGGAACCGCATTTGCATTGAATATGCTATTCAAAATTCATGTGTGGGCTGGTGTTCTTCTAACTGGGCTTAGCACTCTGGTTCTTCTTGCATTACAGCAATATGGG GTGCGCAAACTTGAATTCTTGATTAGTTTTCTGGTTCTTACAATTGCTGCATGCTTTCTTGTTGAGCTTGGATATGCCAAACCCCAAGCTTCGGAAGTCATGCGTGGACTTTTTGTTCCTCAACTCAAAGGAGATGGTGCAACTGGGCTTGCCATTTCCTTACTTGGTGCTATGGTTATGCC CCACAATCTCTTCCTCCATTCAGCATTAGTACTTTCTAGAAAAATACCACGTTCTGTTGGTGGTATCAAG GAAGCTTGCAGATACTATCTGATAGAAAGTGGGATTGCTTTGGCCGTTGCTTTCCTCATCAATGTATCGGTTATAGCTGTCAGTGGTGCTGTTTGTAGTTCTTCAAACTTGAATATGGAAGATGAAAAGAGCTGCAAAGATCTGGACTTGAACAAAGCATCTTTTCTACTCAAG AACGTATTGGGTAACTGGAGTTCAAAACTTTTTGCAATAGCCTTGCTGGCTTCTGGTCAGAGCTCCACAATAACTGGAACATATGCTGGTCAATACGTCATGCAG GGTTTTCTTGATCTACGAATGGAGCCATGGATCAGGAACATGCTGACTAGATGCTTGGCTATCATCCCCAGTTTAGTTGTTGCCCTTATTGGTGGTTCTGCAGGAGCAGGGCAGTTGATCATTATTGCTTCA ATGATCTTGTCATTTGAACTTCCATTTGCTCTCGTTCCACTTCTCAAATTTACCAGTAGTAAGGCTAAGATGGGCATCCATGCCAACTCGTTTCTG CTTTCGGCAGTCACCTGGTTAATAGGCTCATTGATAATGGTCATCAACATCTACTTCATAGCTATTAGTTTTATCAAGCTTTTGTTGCACAGCAAGTTGAAACTTGTAGCTGCCATACTATGTGGAATCCTTGGATTTTCAGGATTATTGATATATTTAGCTTCGATTGCTTACCTTATCTTGCGTAAAAACCGGGAGAGTACCCAGCTTCTAGTACTAACAAGGGGTGAAGATCAACAGCTTCCCCGAGAAGATTTAGTTAACATGCAACTGCCTCAGAGAAGAACAAGCGTAGATGTTGAGTGA
- the LOC130813255 gene encoding metal transporter Nramp6-like isoform X4 translates to MAANLGVVTGKHLAEHCKFEYSKVPNFILWILAEIAIVACDIPEVIGTAFALNMLFKIHVWAGVLLTGLSTLVLLALQQYGVRKLEFLISFLVLTIAACFLVELGYAKPQASEVMRGLFVPQLKGDGATGLAISLLGAMVMPHNLFLHSALVLSRKIPRSVGGIKEACRYYLIESGIALAVAFLINVSVIAVSGAVCSSSNLNMEDEKSCKDLDLNKASFLLKNVLGNWSSKLFAIALLASGQSSTITGTYAGQYVMQGFLDLRMEPWIRNMLTRCLAIIPSLVVALIGGSAGAGQLIIIASMILSFELPFALVPLLKFTSSKAKMGIHANSFLLSAVTWLIGSLIMVINIYFIAISFIKLLLHSKLKLVAAILCGILGFSGLLIYLASIAYLILRKNRESTQLLVLTRGEDQQLPREDLVNMQLPQRRTSVDVE, encoded by the exons ATGGCTGCTAACCTTGGGGTTGTTACAG GGAAGCATTTGGCAGAACACTGCAAATTTGAGTACTCAAAAGTGCCGAACTTCATTTTATGGATTTTGGCTGAAATTGCGATTGTTGCTTGTGATATTCCTGAAG TGATTGGAACCGCATTTGCATTGAATATGCTATTCAAAATTCATGTGTGGGCTGGTGTTCTTCTAACTGGGCTTAGCACTCTGGTTCTTCTTGCATTACAGCAATATGGG GTGCGCAAACTTGAATTCTTGATTAGTTTTCTGGTTCTTACAATTGCTGCATGCTTTCTTGTTGAGCTTGGATATGCCAAACCCCAAGCTTCGGAAGTCATGCGTGGACTTTTTGTTCCTCAACTCAAAGGAGATGGTGCAACTGGGCTTGCCATTTCCTTACTTGGTGCTATGGTTATGCC CCACAATCTCTTCCTCCATTCAGCATTAGTACTTTCTAGAAAAATACCACGTTCTGTTGGTGGTATCAAG GAAGCTTGCAGATACTATCTGATAGAAAGTGGGATTGCTTTGGCCGTTGCTTTCCTCATCAATGTATCGGTTATAGCTGTCAGTGGTGCTGTTTGTAGTTCTTCAAACTTGAATATGGAAGATGAAAAGAGCTGCAAAGATCTGGACTTGAACAAAGCATCTTTTCTACTCAAG AACGTATTGGGTAACTGGAGTTCAAAACTTTTTGCAATAGCCTTGCTGGCTTCTGGTCAGAGCTCCACAATAACTGGAACATATGCTGGTCAATACGTCATGCAG GGTTTTCTTGATCTACGAATGGAGCCATGGATCAGGAACATGCTGACTAGATGCTTGGCTATCATCCCCAGTTTAGTTGTTGCCCTTATTGGTGGTTCTGCAGGAGCAGGGCAGTTGATCATTATTGCTTCA ATGATCTTGTCATTTGAACTTCCATTTGCTCTCGTTCCACTTCTCAAATTTACCAGTAGTAAGGCTAAGATGGGCATCCATGCCAACTCGTTTCTG CTTTCGGCAGTCACCTGGTTAATAGGCTCATTGATAATGGTCATCAACATCTACTTCATAGCTATTAGTTTTATCAAGCTTTTGTTGCACAGCAAGTTGAAACTTGTAGCTGCCATACTATGTGGAATCCTTGGATTTTCAGGATTATTGATATATTTAGCTTCGATTGCTTACCTTATCTTGCGTAAAAACCGGGAGAGTACCCAGCTTCTAGTACTAACAAGGGGTGAAGATCAACAGCTTCCCCGAGAAGATTTAGTTAACATGCAACTGCCTCAGAGAAGAACAAGCGTAGATGTTGAGTGA
- the LOC130813255 gene encoding metal transporter Nramp6-like isoform X3: MATRGEQPQFIVSPGNEFVGNSNSSHVRLRLIDSIDNEQIIVSEKKSWRNFFSYMGPGFLVSIAYIDPGNFETDLLSGAQYKYEGSIWQNTANLSTQKCRTSFYGFWLKLRLLLVIFLKFLFPVIGTAFALNMLFKIHVWAGVLLTGLSTLVLLALQQYGVRKLEFLISFLVLTIAACFLVELGYAKPQASEVMRGLFVPQLKGDGATGLAISLLGAMVMPHNLFLHSALVLSRKIPRSVGGIKEACRYYLIESGIALAVAFLINVSVIAVSGAVCSSSNLNMEDEKSCKDLDLNKASFLLKNVLGNWSSKLFAIALLASGQSSTITGTYAGQYVMQGFLDLRMEPWIRNMLTRCLAIIPSLVVALIGGSAGAGQLIIIASMILSFELPFALVPLLKFTSSKAKMGIHANSFLLSAVTWLIGSLIMVINIYFIAISFIKLLLHSKLKLVAAILCGILGFSGLLIYLASIAYLILRKNRESTQLLVLTRGEDQQLPREDLVNMQLPQRRTSVDVE; this comes from the exons ATGGCGACAAGAGGAGAGCAGCCGCAATTCATAGTAAGTCCGGGGAATGAATTCGTTGGTAACAGTAACAGTAGTCATGTCAGGCTCAGGTTAATCGACTCCATTGACAACGAACAAATTATTGTCTCTGAG AAGAAAAGCTGGAGAAACTTCTTTTCATACATGGGTCCTGGGTTCCTTGTCTCCATTGCTTACATTGATCCAGGAAACT TTGAAACGGATCTTCTGTCTGGTGCACAATACAAGTATGAG GGAAGCATTTGGCAGAACACTGCAAATTTGAGTACTCAAAAGTGCCGAACTTCATTTTATGGATTTTGGCTGAAATTGCGATTGTTGCTTGTGATATTCCTGAAG TTTCTGTTTCCAGTGATTGGAACCGCATTTGCATTGAATATGCTATTCAAAATTCATGTGTGGGCTGGTGTTCTTCTAACTGGGCTTAGCACTCTGGTTCTTCTTGCATTACAGCAATATGGG GTGCGCAAACTTGAATTCTTGATTAGTTTTCTGGTTCTTACAATTGCTGCATGCTTTCTTGTTGAGCTTGGATATGCCAAACCCCAAGCTTCGGAAGTCATGCGTGGACTTTTTGTTCCTCAACTCAAAGGAGATGGTGCAACTGGGCTTGCCATTTCCTTACTTGGTGCTATGGTTATGCC CCACAATCTCTTCCTCCATTCAGCATTAGTACTTTCTAGAAAAATACCACGTTCTGTTGGTGGTATCAAG GAAGCTTGCAGATACTATCTGATAGAAAGTGGGATTGCTTTGGCCGTTGCTTTCCTCATCAATGTATCGGTTATAGCTGTCAGTGGTGCTGTTTGTAGTTCTTCAAACTTGAATATGGAAGATGAAAAGAGCTGCAAAGATCTGGACTTGAACAAAGCATCTTTTCTACTCAAG AACGTATTGGGTAACTGGAGTTCAAAACTTTTTGCAATAGCCTTGCTGGCTTCTGGTCAGAGCTCCACAATAACTGGAACATATGCTGGTCAATACGTCATGCAG GGTTTTCTTGATCTACGAATGGAGCCATGGATCAGGAACATGCTGACTAGATGCTTGGCTATCATCCCCAGTTTAGTTGTTGCCCTTATTGGTGGTTCTGCAGGAGCAGGGCAGTTGATCATTATTGCTTCA ATGATCTTGTCATTTGAACTTCCATTTGCTCTCGTTCCACTTCTCAAATTTACCAGTAGTAAGGCTAAGATGGGCATCCATGCCAACTCGTTTCTG CTTTCGGCAGTCACCTGGTTAATAGGCTCATTGATAATGGTCATCAACATCTACTTCATAGCTATTAGTTTTATCAAGCTTTTGTTGCACAGCAAGTTGAAACTTGTAGCTGCCATACTATGTGGAATCCTTGGATTTTCAGGATTATTGATATATTTAGCTTCGATTGCTTACCTTATCTTGCGTAAAAACCGGGAGAGTACCCAGCTTCTAGTACTAACAAGGGGTGAAGATCAACAGCTTCCCCGAGAAGATTTAGTTAACATGCAACTGCCTCAGAGAAGAACAAGCGTAGATGTTGAGTGA